In the Helianthus annuus cultivar XRQ/B chromosome 11, HanXRQr2.0-SUNRISE, whole genome shotgun sequence genome, one interval contains:
- the LOC110889983 gene encoding xyloglucan endotransglucosylase/hydrolase protein 24 has translation MAQPDYSNSKYGAFALTIACLIVAAFAGNFCDEMDITFGGERAKILNGGQDLYLSLDQYSGSGFQSKNEYLFGRFDMQLKLVPDNSAGTVTTFYLSSQSTGRDEIDFEFLGNSTGNPYTIHTNVYSQGKGDKEQQFHLWFDPTAAFHTYTILWNSQRIIFYIDDIPLRVFNNHEAIGVSFPKSQPMKVYSSLWNADDWATQGGRVKTDWTKEPFTASYRKFNANANKVSPDSKSTSSRNENQAWRTQGLDAAGRNRIRWVQNKYMIYNYCNDYNRFPNGLPVECTRPRFL, from the exons ATGGCACAGCCAGACTATTCAAATTCTAAATATGGTGCTTTCGCTCTAACAATTGCATGTTTAATAGTAGCCGCATTTGCTGGCAATTTTTGTGATGAAATGGACATCACTTTTGGTGGTGAACGTGCTAAAATTCTCAATGGTGGTCAGGATCTTTATCTTTCACTTGATCAGTACTCCGGCTCTGGTTTTCAGTCCAAGAACGAGTATCTATTTGGAAGGTTCGACATGCAACTCAAACTAGTACCTGACAACTCTGCTGGCACTGTCACCACGTTCTAT TTGTCATCACAAAGCACCGGACGTGACGAGATAGACTTTGAATTTTTGGGCAACTCGACAGGAAACCCTTACACCATCCACACCAATGTGTACTCGCAGGGGAAAGGAGATAAAGAACAGCAGTTTCACCTTTGGTTCGACCCTACTGCAGCCTTCCACACATACACTATCCTATGGAACTCACAAAGAATCAT TTTTTATATAGATGACATCCCACTAAGGGTGTTCAATAACCATGAGGCTATTGGGGTCTCCTTTCCTAAGAGCCAACCAATGAAGGTGTATTCCAGCTTGTGGAATGCCGATGACTGGGCAACCCAAGGTGGGCGTGTGAAGACCGACTGGACTAAGGAACCTTTCACCGCTTCATATAGGAAATTCAATGCCAATGCCAACAAAGTGAGCCCCGATTCAAAGTCAACAAGTTCGAGAAATGAAAACCAAGCATGGCGTACCCAAGGACTTGATGCAGCAGGGCGAAACCGGATCAGGTGGGTGCAAAATAAGTACATGATCTATAACTACTGCAACGACTACAACCGGTTTCCCAATGGTCTTCCAGTTGAATGCACACGGCCTAGATTCCTCTAA